The following are from one region of the Candidatus Trichorickettsia mobilis genome:
- a CDS encoding cation:dicarboxylate symporter family transporter has protein sequence MLRKMPFILVLIILSVIFLNQFIPFNYQQLLYAISLSIKSLIIFLLPFIIFGLLFKAAVNLSNNATRIITIILITVCCSNFFSTFISHYIGSWIYDFNLSIITPNNIAGLTANSFLSLPQIMTNSTAMFAGVILGILTARYKPAAALVIATKLEYIVAIILKLFIYLIPIFVAGFIVKLQYDGVINTIIKDYTLIFIIVALAQFSYITITYYIFSSLKFNELIRSIKNILPAAITGFSTMSSAASMPLTIIGAENNAIDKDLARSVIPATVNIHLVGDCFAIPIFAYAVLKNYGFAEPDLIAYLTFSCYFVLAKFSVAAIPGGGIIVMLPILESYLGFNTDMMSLITALYILFDPVITCANVLGNGAFAKGMDLALSSRRSITA, from the coding sequence ATGTTGCGTAAAATGCCATTTATTTTGGTATTAATAATCTTATCCGTCATATTTTTAAACCAGTTTATACCATTTAACTATCAACAACTATTATATGCAATTAGCTTGTCGATAAAGTCACTGATAATATTTTTATTGCCATTCATAATTTTTGGTTTGTTATTTAAAGCTGCAGTAAATTTATCCAATAACGCTACTCGTATTATTACGATAATTCTAATTACCGTATGCTGTTCTAATTTTTTTTCAACTTTTATTAGTCATTATATTGGTTCTTGGATATACGATTTTAATCTATCAATCATTACTCCGAATAATATAGCAGGACTTACTGCCAACTCTTTTCTGTCATTACCACAGATAATGACCAACTCTACAGCAATGTTTGCAGGCGTTATTCTAGGAATCCTAACTGCGCGATATAAACCAGCAGCAGCTTTAGTAATTGCTACCAAACTGGAATATATAGTTGCCATTATATTAAAATTGTTTATCTATCTTATTCCGATTTTTGTTGCTGGGTTTATTGTAAAATTGCAATATGACGGAGTAATTAATACTATAATTAAAGATTATACCTTAATTTTCATTATTGTTGCTTTAGCACAATTTAGCTATATTACTATTACTTATTATATATTTAGCAGTTTAAAGTTTAATGAACTTATTCGTAGTATCAAGAATATTTTACCAGCTGCTATTACCGGGTTTAGTACTATGTCTAGCGCTGCTAGCATGCCGTTAACCATTATTGGTGCCGAAAATAATGCTATTGATAAGGATCTAGCTCGTTCGGTAATTCCGGCAACAGTCAATATCCATTTAGTTGGAGATTGTTTTGCGATCCCTATCTTTGCTTATGCAGTGCTAAAAAATTATGGTTTTGCTGAACCGGATTTAATTGCTTATTTAACTTTCAGTTGTTATTTTGTGCTGGCTAAATTTTCGGTAGCAGCAATTCCTGGAGGAGGAATTATTGTAATGTTACCAATTCTTGAAAGTTATTTAGGATTTAATACCGACATGATGTCACTAATTACCGCATTATATATTTTATTTGATCCCGTAATTACTTGTGCAAATGTTTTAGGTAATGGGGCCTTTGCTAAAGGAATGGACCTGGCACTAAGCAGTCGTCGTAGTATAACTGCCTAA
- a CDS encoding phosphotransferase, which yields MLETPILPLIHSNEEYEKFKQQIEVLEDSARRIIHRHQLPDLPLVLFSEGTNIVFAHGNNQVIKIFPPFHQNQYQSERLVLQHVHNKLLVKTPALQYHGEFSGWPYIVMSQLEGTLLETKWEEMDHANKTIILSELGALIKEEHALPTEGLKAIDSHWEQFIKKQIAHCVKQHQSKQLSEELLQQIPNFLDSVKPILPKINQPVILTGEYTPMNFLVKQMDGIWHIDGLIDFGDAMFGLPERL from the coding sequence ATGCTAGAAACACCTATTCTTCCTTTGATTCATTCAAATGAAGAATATGAAAAATTTAAACAGCAAATTGAAGTTCTGGAAGATTCTGCTAGAAGAATAATACATCGACATCAATTACCCGATTTACCGCTAGTGCTATTCTCTGAAGGCACAAACATTGTATTTGCCCATGGCAATAATCAAGTCATTAAAATCTTTCCACCTTTTCATCAAAATCAATACCAAAGTGAGCGACTGGTTCTGCAACACGTGCACAATAAGCTTCTCGTGAAAACACCAGCCTTGCAATATCATGGAGAATTTTCAGGCTGGCCCTATATTGTGATGAGCCAACTAGAAGGCACACTTTTGGAAACCAAATGGGAAGAAATGGATCACGCTAATAAAACAATCATTTTGAGTGAATTAGGGGCTTTAATAAAAGAAGAGCATGCTTTGCCAACTGAAGGGCTAAAAGCCATAGATAGCCATTGGGAACAGTTTATTAAGAAACAAATCGCTCATTGCGTAAAACAACATCAATCGAAGCAGCTTTCAGAAGAATTGTTGCAACAAATCCCAAATTTTCTTGACTCAGTTAAACCCATTCTTCCAAAAATAAACCAACCGGTTATTTTAACGGGGGAATACACCCCCATGAATTTTTTGGTTAAACAAATGGATGGCATTTGGCATATTGATGGGCTAATCGATTTTGGGGATGCTATGTTTGGATTACCGGAAAGATTGTGA
- the parA gene encoding ParA family partition ATPase gives MMKIITIAQQKGGVGKTTIAAHLAVALKQRGGRVLLLDIDPQGSLTHWHSLREKRFGVGYTGITFNNSVGWKLNITIDQSKNKYDYLVIDSPPHTEIDSKAAIRVADLVLVPMQASPTDVWATSTTLDFIAGEKKLAKIILNRYNPSSKTAKEVISDVSNLLPSYLGNRVAFSSCFMHGITVVEAEPNSQAALEVRQLTDAVLLALRDGN, from the coding sequence ATGATGAAAATTATTACGATTGCGCAACAGAAAGGGGGAGTTGGTAAGACTACCATTGCAGCGCATTTAGCTGTAGCTTTAAAACAGAGAGGTGGACGTGTATTATTGCTGGACATTGATCCGCAGGGTAGTTTAACACATTGGCATAGTTTGAGAGAAAAACGCTTTGGAGTCGGATATACGGGAATAACATTTAATAATAGCGTTGGCTGGAAGTTAAATATAACAATTGATCAATCTAAGAATAAGTATGATTATCTAGTGATAGATTCTCCTCCGCATACAGAGATCGATTCCAAAGCAGCTATTAGAGTAGCTGATTTAGTGTTAGTGCCGATGCAGGCTAGCCCCACTGATGTATGGGCTACTTCTACAACGTTAGATTTTATTGCTGGCGAAAAAAAATTAGCCAAAATTATCTTGAATCGTTATAATCCATCTTCAAAAACGGCAAAGGAAGTTATTTCTGATGTTTCTAATTTATTACCGTCTTATCTCGGTAATAGAGTTGCGTTTAGTTCGTGTTTTATGCATGGCATCACTGTTGTTGAAGCTGAACCCAATTCTCAAGCGGCACTTGAAGTTAGACAACTGACTGACGCAGTGTTGTTGGCACTACGAGATGGCAATTAA
- a CDS encoding phosphatidylserine decarboxylase, giving the protein MKQYSDFSKIIHKEGYIFIISFAAITFLLASFSAILGWLSFVATVWCIYFFRNPDRMTPVADELVISPADGIVQNITEAVPPIELGLSDEEMIRVSIFLNIFNVHVNRIPASGKILALHYNPGKFFNASLDKASIYNERQSVLMETNDGHKIAFVQIAGLIARRIVCELEEDSRVQAGERYGIIRFGSRVDLYLPLKTAVLVSRGQTCIGGETVIADFNLKKTSEPKFEKR; this is encoded by the coding sequence ATGAAACAATATAGCGATTTTTCAAAAATTATTCATAAGGAAGGCTATATTTTTATAATTAGTTTTGCAGCAATAACATTTTTGTTAGCTTCGTTTAGTGCTATACTGGGATGGCTGAGTTTTGTTGCTACTGTATGGTGTATATATTTTTTTCGTAACCCTGATCGAATGACACCAGTTGCTGATGAATTGGTCATTAGTCCAGCAGATGGGATTGTCCAAAATATTACTGAAGCAGTGCCACCAATTGAGTTAGGGCTCAGTGATGAAGAAATGATTAGAGTTAGTATTTTCTTAAACATATTTAATGTACATGTTAACCGTATACCTGCAAGCGGCAAAATTTTGGCTCTACATTATAACCCTGGTAAATTTTTTAATGCTTCATTAGATAAAGCTAGTATCTATAATGAGCGCCAGTCGGTATTAATGGAAACTAATGATGGACATAAAATAGCTTTTGTACAAATTGCTGGTTTGATTGCTCGTAGAATTGTTTGTGAGTTAGAAGAAGATAGTCGGGTTCAAGCTGGAGAGCGATATGGAATTATTCGTTTTGGCAGTAGAGTAGATTTATATTTACCATTAAAAACGGCTGTTCTTGTCAGTAGAGGGCAAACTTGCATAGGGGGAGAAACTGTAATCGCAGATTTCAATCTTAAAAAAACTTCCGAGCCAAAATTTGAAAAAAGATAA
- a CDS encoding phosphatidylcholine/phosphatidylserine synthase has protein sequence MKRVRISKPILFTKLIPNVITLLGLIVGVSSIRFALDSRWEIAVYCILIAGVLDGIDGRVARLLNATSPFGAELDSLCDFANFGVAPAIMIYLWSFQQYEFKLLSWFAMLLFVVCMAIRLARFNTMIFLAHDKQDKKSKYFSVGVPAPSGALLALIPMILDFEISTVLQINIRSHTILIDIYIAIVAVLLASRIPTFLLKNVHIKPEYLSLSMILSAIIIINIIIYPWYTLPIVAVSYLLSIPIAAIIARRM, from the coding sequence ATGAAAAGAGTTAGAATAAGCAAACCAATATTATTCACTAAGCTAATTCCTAATGTTATTACCTTGTTAGGGCTTATTGTTGGAGTTAGCTCCATCAGATTTGCCTTGGATAGTAGATGGGAAATAGCGGTATATTGTATTTTAATTGCTGGAGTTTTAGATGGTATTGATGGTCGAGTTGCCAGATTACTAAACGCAACCAGTCCTTTTGGTGCAGAGTTGGATTCTTTATGCGATTTTGCTAATTTTGGTGTAGCACCTGCTATTATGATCTATCTGTGGTCTTTCCAGCAATATGAATTTAAGCTATTATCCTGGTTTGCCATGCTATTATTTGTAGTATGTATGGCAATAAGACTAGCACGATTTAACACTATGATATTTCTTGCTCATGATAAACAAGATAAAAAATCAAAATATTTTTCTGTAGGTGTCCCAGCTCCATCTGGAGCATTGCTTGCATTAATACCAATGATACTGGATTTTGAAATTAGTACAGTGTTACAGATTAATATCCGTTCTCATACGATACTGATAGATATTTATATTGCAATAGTAGCAGTGCTACTAGCGAGTAGAATACCAACATTTTTACTAAAAAATGTACATATTAAACCGGAATATTTGTCATTATCAATGATTCTATCTGCGATTATTATTATTAATATTATTATATATCCTTGGTATACATTGCCAATAGTAGCTGTGAGCTATCTGTTGTCGATTCCCATTGCTGCAATTATTGCTAGGAGAATGTAG
- a CDS encoding DHA2 family efflux MFS transporter permease subunit, whose protein sequence is MTVAATTPAPLSKKQLLAFFAMIVGMFMAVLDIQIVASSLSVIAAGLSASPDELSWVQTSYLIAEVIIIPITGFIARLLSTRISYFIAAVGFTIMSVLCSLAWNIESMIIFRSLQGFFGGAMIPTVFSTVFIIFPQKQRSTVTIIIGLVVTMAPTLGPTLGGYITEIFSWHFMFLLNLLPGIFVCTMVFLYADFDQPNYNLLKNFDYLGIILMAVSLGALQYVLEEGNKCGWFDDYKILLLSIMVFLGFISLIIRELTFVNPILDLTAFHNRNFTLGCVYSFMLGMGLYNAIYLLPLFLFSIAEYNTIQIGQTMMITGMAQFVSAPIAGRMVAMGVDHRLVLAIGLCMFGSGCYLDSFLTADSRFEEFIVPQLFRGMALMFCFIPVNDIALGTMARDQIQNASGLYNLTRNLGGAIGLAVVNSLLTTKRKVYEQYLGEHLSANSSNVIAKLNIFQNFFAGKVRDPELAAYFVLKKTITINAFVIAINDMFAIIGLLFFVSAILLPFTANIQNKDMEISGH, encoded by the coding sequence ATGACTGTAGCCGCTACCACTCCAGCACCATTATCCAAAAAACAATTATTAGCATTTTTTGCGATGATAGTGGGTATGTTTATGGCGGTGCTAGATATACAAATTGTAGCTAGTTCACTGTCGGTGATTGCAGCAGGACTTTCAGCTTCACCAGACGAATTATCTTGGGTACAAACCTCATATCTTATTGCAGAAGTTATTATTATTCCAATCACTGGATTTATCGCCAGATTATTATCAACAAGAATTTCTTATTTTATCGCCGCTGTAGGTTTTACCATCATGAGTGTTTTATGCTCATTAGCCTGGAATATTGAATCAATGATTATTTTTCGTAGTTTACAGGGATTCTTTGGCGGAGCTATGATCCCAACTGTATTTAGCACAGTATTTATTATATTTCCGCAAAAACAGAGATCAACTGTCACCATAATCATCGGGTTAGTAGTAACAATGGCTCCGACACTGGGCCCTACACTTGGTGGATATATCACCGAAATATTCTCCTGGCATTTTATGTTCCTGCTTAACTTATTACCAGGAATCTTTGTGTGTACCATGGTTTTCCTCTATGCTGATTTTGATCAACCAAATTATAATTTATTAAAAAACTTTGATTATCTTGGTATTATCTTGATGGCAGTTAGCTTGGGAGCGTTGCAGTATGTTCTTGAAGAAGGTAATAAATGTGGATGGTTTGATGATTATAAAATATTACTTTTAAGTATAATGGTGTTTTTGGGGTTTATAAGTTTAATTATTAGAGAGTTGACATTTGTTAATCCTATTCTTGATTTAACTGCGTTTCACAACCGGAATTTTACTCTTGGTTGTGTATATTCCTTTATGTTGGGTATGGGATTGTATAATGCTATATATTTATTGCCATTATTTTTATTTTCTATTGCCGAGTATAATACTATTCAGATTGGCCAGACGATGATGATTACTGGTATGGCACAATTTGTTTCAGCTCCTATAGCCGGACGAATGGTAGCAATGGGAGTAGATCATAGATTAGTATTGGCAATTGGTTTATGTATGTTTGGTTCCGGTTGTTACCTTGATTCCTTTTTAACAGCAGATTCAAGATTTGAGGAGTTTATAGTTCCACAATTATTTAGAGGAATGGCGCTAATGTTCTGCTTTATACCGGTAAATGATATAGCTCTTGGAACTATGGCCAGAGATCAGATCCAGAATGCTAGTGGCTTGTATAATTTAACTCGTAATTTAGGAGGAGCGATTGGTTTAGCAGTGGTAAATAGTTTGCTGACTACTAAGCGCAAAGTTTATGAACAGTACCTGGGAGAGCATCTTAGTGCCAATTCCAGTAATGTTATTGCTAAACTAAATATTTTTCAAAATTTTTTTGCTGGCAAAGTTAGAGATCCAGAGCTAGCAGCCTATTTTGTACTAAAAAAAACAATTACCATTAATGCTTTTGTGATTGCAATAAATGATATGTTTGCAATCATTGGCTTGTTATTTTTTGTAAGTGCAATCTTGCTGCCATTTACCGCTAATATTCAAAATAAGGATATGGAAATAAGTGGCCACTAA
- a CDS encoding tyrosine recombinase XerC: MHNLEVQELIRSWYEYLKLQKNYSHHTLDSYLHDLENYLNFITNYHATTASINIIAGVDIRFVRSWLSERLRNGYNSSSSARAMSAIKNFYKFLEKNHDINCHAIFSIKNPRKQKRLPKALLLEEVTESIKNLEEEEDSDKWITLRNKALLILIYAAGLRISESLSITKQHLKNQEFIRITGKGGKERIIPWIQIAREYIELYLTILPYHIAEDEPIFRGKAGKKLQPAVFNRELITLRRHYGLPEHLSAHAFRHSFATHLLENGADLRSIQQMLGHQSLSTTQIYTKVNPKLLESAYDKAHPAATKSK; this comes from the coding sequence GTGCATAATTTAGAAGTCCAAGAGTTAATTAGATCGTGGTATGAGTATCTTAAATTACAGAAGAATTATTCCCATCATACTTTGGACTCATATCTCCATGATTTGGAAAATTATCTGAATTTTATCACTAATTACCACGCTACAACTGCGAGCATAAATATCATTGCTGGTGTTGATATAAGATTTGTACGTAGCTGGCTCTCAGAGCGCTTACGTAATGGTTATAATTCTTCATCAAGTGCTAGAGCAATGTCAGCCATCAAGAATTTTTATAAATTCTTGGAAAAAAATCACGATATTAATTGTCATGCCATTTTTTCGATTAAGAATCCACGCAAACAAAAAAGATTACCTAAAGCATTATTGCTTGAAGAAGTAACTGAGTCGATAAAAAATTTAGAAGAAGAAGAAGATAGTGATAAGTGGATAACGCTTCGTAACAAAGCCTTATTAATATTAATTTATGCTGCAGGTTTACGTATATCTGAAAGTCTGTCTATTACTAAACAGCATCTTAAAAATCAGGAATTTATCCGAATCACTGGTAAGGGTGGCAAAGAGCGCATAATCCCATGGATTCAAATTGCAAGAGAGTATATAGAGTTATATTTAACAATATTACCATATCATATAGCAGAAGATGAGCCGATTTTTAGAGGAAAAGCTGGCAAAAAATTACAGCCAGCGGTATTTAATCGCGAATTAATTACCTTACGACGGCATTATGGCCTACCGGAACACCTAAGTGCGCATGCTTTTCGCCATAGTTTCGCTACACATTTATTAGAAAATGGAGCAGATTTGCGCTCAATACAACAAATGTTAGGGCATCAAAGCTTATCTACTACTCAAATCTACACTAAAGTTAATCCTAAATTATTGGAGAGCGCTTATGATAAGGCTCATCCAGCAGCCACTAAATCCAAGTGA
- a CDS encoding HlyD family secretion protein, giving the protein MLIIHKAIAKYQNLKYWKYLACLGAIILLYLSYQFYAWCNTQASDNAYIDADISNVSAEISGKINKILILENSQVACGDLIATIDDGEYKANLAKAVADVEASTKDVSIIKQKIIIEQINLEKNKEIAKYTKTNLDIIEVDYRRTIGLNKDNFTSKKLLDIARIAFEKAKSEYIQTAFNLQTSEQNLILLNTQQAVAEAKLESLIQERNIAELHLNNTKIITPIDGIVSNSGLRVGSFVQPGVPLFSVVPNNKLYIRVNFKETQLAKLKVGMQAMIIFDALPNKRFVGKIRSISPATGAKFSLFPPDNATGNFTKIVQRVPVLIDFTESEVKQFNLVPGMSAIVTIRTDQ; this is encoded by the coding sequence ATGTTAATTATTCATAAAGCTATAGCAAAATACCAAAATCTTAAATATTGGAAATATTTGGCATGTCTTGGGGCAATAATATTATTATATTTATCATACCAATTTTATGCTTGGTGTAATACTCAAGCTTCTGATAATGCTTATATTGATGCAGATATATCTAACGTTAGCGCTGAGATCAGTGGCAAGATTAATAAAATACTGATTTTAGAAAATTCGCAAGTTGCTTGTGGCGATCTAATTGCTACCATCGATGATGGAGAATATAAAGCTAACTTGGCTAAAGCTGTTGCTGATGTTGAGGCTAGCACTAAAGATGTTAGTATCATAAAACAAAAAATTATTATAGAACAAATTAATTTAGAAAAAAATAAAGAAATAGCAAAATATACTAAAACTAACCTGGATATTATAGAAGTTGATTATCGAAGAACTATAGGACTGAATAAAGATAATTTTACCAGTAAAAAATTACTTGATATTGCCAGAATTGCGTTTGAGAAAGCAAAATCCGAGTATATACAAACAGCGTTCAACTTACAAACCAGTGAACAAAATCTTATATTATTAAATACTCAGCAAGCAGTTGCAGAAGCTAAACTTGAATCGTTAATACAAGAACGTAATATAGCGGAGCTCCATTTAAATAATACCAAAATTATAACTCCCATTGATGGCATAGTTTCAAATAGCGGATTACGAGTAGGTAGTTTTGTTCAACCCGGCGTACCTTTGTTTTCTGTTGTACCGAATAATAAATTATATATCAGGGTTAATTTTAAGGAAACACAACTAGCTAAATTGAAAGTTGGAATGCAGGCGATGATTATTTTTGATGCATTGCCAAATAAAAGATTTGTTGGCAAAATACGTAGTATTTCACCTGCTACTGGTGCTAAATTTAGTTTATTCCCACCTGATAATGCAACCGGTAACTTTACTAAAATAGTGCAACGAGTTCCAGTGCTAATAGATTTTACAGAATCTGAGGTTAAACAGTTTAATTTAGTTCCAGGAATGTCTGCGATAGTTACCATACGCACAGACCAATAA
- the flhA gene encoding flagellar biosynthesis protein FlhA, with the protein MPQILQILKRISQYSDVALACCIVGILMVLLFPIPTGFLDFLLAFSIASSIIILMTTLFISKPLELSVFPTILLVTTLLRLSLNIASTRLILANGHLGADAAGHVIEAFGHLVMQGNVVIGLIVFLILTIINFIVITKGSGRIAEVAARFSLDAMPGKQMAVDADLAAGIIDEAGAKARRQSLEDESTFYGAMDGANKFVRGDAIAGLVITFINLVGGMIIGILQRDLSFDTAIQTYTILTIGDGLVTQIPSLIISLASGLLVTKSGVTGSADKAIFGQLGQYPQPLLMTAGVTTMMAFAPGLPFFPFFLLTLTAVAAGYLIYKTKQASKTNATSGALAGQKKDGTTASGGVSDNSQETISDTLQLDAIRLEIGYGLLSMVNNGKGQRLTEQIKALRKQIAKDYGFVMQSVRIQDNIQLDSETYVIKIKELEAGRGVVRVGKLLVMDPKAQSIEMPGEHTKEPAFGLAAKWIDESYKEEALFNNYTVVDASTVITTHLTELVKENITELLSYSETQKLLDEIGEEHKKLVKDTVPDLVSIATLQKILQNLLAEMISIRDLPSILEAIAEAVRANKNMTGITEFVRGRLSRQICHINTNNEGFIPIVTVSSEWERLFTQNLVNDGDDKQLAMPPSKLQEFVAAVKKIYDEQAIKGYIPVLLTSSTIRPYVRSIIERFRPSIVVMSQNEIHHKAKIRTLSML; encoded by the coding sequence ATGCCACAGATACTACAAATTTTAAAACGAATTAGTCAATATAGTGATGTTGCTTTAGCTTGTTGTATAGTGGGCATCTTAATGGTGCTGTTATTTCCTATACCAACTGGTTTTCTTGATTTTCTATTAGCATTTTCTATTGCTTCATCAATAATCATTTTAATGACCACTCTTTTTATATCTAAGCCTTTGGAATTAAGTGTTTTTCCGACGATTCTTCTAGTAACTACTTTACTTAGGTTATCGTTAAATATCGCTTCAACCAGGTTGATACTCGCTAATGGTCATCTTGGAGCTGATGCGGCGGGGCATGTTATAGAAGCATTTGGTCATCTGGTGATGCAAGGTAATGTTGTTATCGGGTTAATAGTGTTCTTAATTCTAACAATAATCAACTTCATAGTCATTACCAAGGGTTCTGGAAGGATAGCTGAAGTTGCAGCAAGGTTTAGTTTAGATGCTATGCCTGGTAAACAAATGGCTGTTGATGCCGATTTAGCGGCGGGAATCATTGATGAAGCAGGAGCTAAAGCTAGAAGGCAGAGCTTAGAAGATGAGAGTACTTTTTATGGAGCAATGGATGGAGCTAATAAATTTGTTAGAGGAGATGCAATTGCTGGATTAGTAATTACTTTTATTAATTTAGTTGGTGGAATGATAATTGGTATTTTGCAGCGCGATTTAAGCTTTGATACAGCTATACAAACATACACTATATTAACTATTGGTGATGGTTTGGTTACTCAAATTCCTTCTTTGATCATTTCATTGGCTTCGGGTTTATTAGTTACTAAATCTGGAGTTACAGGTTCAGCGGACAAAGCCATATTTGGCCAGCTAGGTCAATATCCACAACCGTTGCTAATGACAGCGGGCGTTACTACGATGATGGCGTTTGCTCCTGGATTACCATTTTTTCCTTTTTTTCTTTTAACGCTAACAGCAGTAGCAGCCGGATATTTAATTTATAAAACGAAGCAAGCATCTAAGACTAATGCTACTTCAGGAGCATTAGCCGGACAAAAAAAGGATGGCACTACTGCTAGTGGGGGAGTGAGTGATAATAGCCAAGAAACGATCAGTGATACCTTGCAGCTTGATGCAATAAGGCTTGAGATTGGCTATGGATTATTGTCAATGGTTAACAATGGTAAAGGACAACGTTTAACAGAACAGATAAAAGCTTTGCGTAAGCAAATAGCAAAAGATTATGGCTTTGTTATGCAATCAGTTCGTATCCAAGATAATATTCAGTTAGATAGTGAAACTTATGTAATTAAAATTAAAGAATTGGAGGCAGGACGTGGGGTAGTAAGAGTTGGTAAATTGTTAGTTATGGATCCAAAAGCACAATCCATAGAAATGCCTGGTGAACATACCAAAGAGCCGGCTTTTGGATTAGCGGCCAAATGGATTGATGAAAGTTATAAAGAAGAAGCATTGTTTAATAATTATACTGTGGTTGATGCTTCTACAGTTATTACTACGCATCTTACTGAATTAGTAAAAGAAAATATTACAGAGTTATTATCTTATAGTGAAACTCAGAAGCTTTTAGATGAAATAGGTGAAGAGCATAAAAAATTGGTAAAAGATACGGTTCCAGATTTAGTTTCAATTGCCACTTTACAAAAAATATTACAAAATTTATTAGCTGAAATGATTTCGATCAGAGATTTGCCCAGTATTTTAGAAGCGATAGCTGAAGCTGTGCGTGCTAATAAAAATATGACTGGAATTACAGAGTTTGTACGAGGACGTTTGTCAAGACAAATATGCCATATCAACACTAATAATGAAGGGTTCATACCAATAGTTACTGTATCTTCTGAGTGGGAAAGGTTGTTTACTCAGAACCTGGTTAATGATGGGGATGATAAACAGTTGGCCATGCCACCGTCTAAATTGCAGGAATTTGTTGCGGCGGTTAAAAAGATATATGATGAGCAAGCGATTAAGGGATATATACCGGTTTTACTAACTAGTAGTACTATTCGGCCGTATGTACGCTCTATTATTGAAAGGTTTAGGCCATCAATTGTGGTGATGTCGCAGAATGAAATACATCATAAAGCTAAGATTAGAACATTATCAATGTTATAA
- a CDS encoding Na+/H+ antiporter subunit E, with protein sequence MATKCWSFVSFLLIWYGLCGFPSSLLWSCMAVICPVITYYFASYLRLLPRNCKFNYGFIFYCFWLVQEILKSSFTVIKIIWSRQLNITPSFEWVEFKDSAFNDMGLVVYGNSITLTPGTVTVDTTDGMLLVHALEQSSINDLHKGEMAHRINKIVSF encoded by the coding sequence GTGGCCACTAAATGCTGGAGCTTTGTTAGTTTTTTACTGATTTGGTATGGGTTATGTGGTTTCCCCAGTAGCCTACTGTGGAGCTGTATGGCAGTTATTTGTCCTGTTATAACTTATTATTTTGCTAGTTATCTTAGGCTATTACCTAGAAATTGTAAATTTAATTATGGCTTTATATTTTATTGTTTTTGGTTAGTGCAAGAGATATTAAAATCCAGCTTTACTGTGATCAAAATTATTTGGAGTCGACAATTAAACATAACTCCATCATTTGAGTGGGTTGAGTTTAAGGATAGTGCCTTTAATGATATGGGGTTAGTTGTATATGGTAATTCTATTACTTTAACACCGGGTACGGTAACGGTTGATACCACCGACGGGATGCTGTTAGTTCATGCGTTGGAACAATCTTCCATTAACGATTTGCATAAAGGAGAAATGGCTCATAGAATTAACAAAATAGTAAGCTTCTAG